The following nucleotide sequence is from Chryseobacterium sp. CY350.
CCGACAGCAGGATTGGTGAAAATTGACGCTCCGAAAGCTTTGAAAAATCTTGAAGTAACTGCTTACAGTATGGATGGTAAAATTGTTTACCAGAAAAAATTTACAGGAAACAACTCATCTCTTGAGCTGGATTTTACATCTCAACTTCAGGTTTCAAGAGTTTTAATGTTAAACATAGAAGCAGATGGCTTCCAGAAAACCGTGAAAATTCTCAAAAAATAATTACTAATTTTCTTTCAACAGCTGCCGGCAGTTTCTTTGTCGGTGGCTTTTTTTATTATGAAGAAATTACTTTTTACAATCATTTTGCTTTCTGTTTCACAAGTAAAAGCGCAGATTGATCCCATCAAATATCCAACATTTACTGAAATTGATGAGGCTTTAAAAAGCGTTCAACCGGTTTACAGCATCAGTTTCAGAGCCAAAGGAATTTTCAATGTTCCCAAACAGTTAGACCAAATGCAGTCTCTTTTTTTTCTGAATTTGATGGAGAATAATCTGGAAAAAATCGACAATGAAATTTTTGCGTTAAAAGAATTAGAAATTTTAAACATCAATTCCAACAATATAAAGTTTATTCCTGATGAGATCGGGAAGCTTAAGATACTACATACTTTCTCGATAAATCTCAACGGTCTTACGATGATAAATCCTAATGTAGCAAAACTTCAAAACCTTAAAACGGTACACTTTGATGCCAACAATCTGAATGTTTTTCCTGAATCATTGTTAGAAATTCCATCTTTGGAAGAGATAAATCTTAGCAGCAATCAAATTAGTTTTGTTTCGAAAAATTTAGATAAAATTAAAAATTTAAGGTATTTAAATCTTTCAGCCAATCAGATCAATGATT
It contains:
- a CDS encoding leucine-rich repeat domain-containing protein, whose product is MKKLLFTIILLSVSQVKAQIDPIKYPTFTEIDEALKSVQPVYSISFRAKGIFNVPKQLDQMQSLFFLNLMENNLEKIDNEIFALKELEILNINSNNIKFIPDEIGKLKILHTFSINLNGLTMINPNVAKLQNLKTVHFDANNLNVFPESLLEIPSLEEINLSSNQISFVSKNLDKIKNLRYLNLSANQINDLADVKFPEKIKYLELQQNTIVKLPEDLFKSKNLEFLNVSNNNLKEISPKVDGLKGIVSMNLAHNQLRDLPKEFSQLKNLKTLILAGNPMEKETIKKLKELMPQTQIYF